A single genomic interval of Sagittula sp. P11 harbors:
- a CDS encoding patatin-like phospholipase family protein: MLGAPYRIRTDAAIEDYPPDLGPRFRENGRSHYLAISGGGANGAFGAGVLAGWTASGTRPTFSVISGVSTGALIAPLAFLGPEHDVTLRNLYTGGVAEGIGGKPSLLGLLTRGALVDPQPLRQLVEFFVSPSLLRGVAQEHARGRRLFVFTTDLDAQLGVIWNMGAIAGSGDPGALSLFEDVLMASAAIPGAFPPIRIRGQTADGRTFEELHGDGAVVSNVFTLPETVLFSFQGQRAVGAALTDIHMLMNVNLEPEFNVVAVRPSAITARSVSTLLKYQMLRQVNATHDFAHAAGIGFHVTSIDMVAPDDVDTLEFNTAYMRALYAEGFRRARAGSAWSAALPPLEGGEAIVSAG; encoded by the coding sequence TTGCTGGGTGCACCCTATCGCATCCGCACGGACGCGGCGATAGAGGACTATCCACCGGACCTGGGCCCGAGGTTTCGCGAGAACGGACGGTCGCATTACCTGGCCATTTCCGGGGGTGGCGCAAACGGTGCCTTTGGCGCGGGTGTCCTGGCGGGCTGGACCGCTTCCGGAACGCGACCGACCTTCTCGGTCATAAGCGGCGTCAGCACCGGGGCGCTGATCGCACCGCTCGCGTTTCTGGGCCCCGAACATGATGTTACGCTGCGCAATCTCTATACCGGCGGCGTTGCCGAGGGCATCGGCGGCAAGCCCTCGCTGCTGGGGTTGCTTACGCGGGGTGCGCTTGTCGATCCCCAGCCGCTGCGCCAACTGGTCGAATTTTTCGTCTCACCCTCGCTGCTGCGTGGAGTCGCGCAAGAACATGCCCGAGGCCGACGCCTCTTCGTATTCACGACCGATCTGGACGCCCAGCTCGGGGTGATCTGGAACATGGGTGCGATTGCGGGCAGCGGCGATCCGGGCGCTCTGTCCTTGTTTGAGGACGTCCTGATGGCCTCGGCCGCGATCCCGGGTGCATTTCCGCCGATCCGTATTCGCGGGCAGACCGCTGACGGCCGCACCTTCGAGGAACTGCACGGAGACGGTGCCGTCGTGTCGAACGTCTTCACATTGCCCGAGACTGTGCTGTTCTCGTTCCAGGGACAGCGCGCGGTCGGGGCGGCGCTGACCGACATCCACATGCTGATGAATGTCAATCTCGAACCGGAATTCAACGTCGTGGCGGTGCGACCGAGCGCGATCACCGCCCGCTCGGTTTCGACGTTGCTGAAGTACCAAATGCTGCGCCAGGTCAACGCGACCCATGACTTTGCACACGCTGCCGGAATCGGCTTCCATGTCACCTCTATTGACATGGTCGCGCCCGACGATGTCGACACCCTCGAGTTCAATACCGCCTATATGCGCGCCCTCTATGCCGAAGGTTTCCGGCGGGCACGCGCTGGGTCGGCGTGGTCAGCGGCTCTGCCACCTCTGGAAGGGGGTGAAGCGATCGTGAGCGCGGGTTAG
- a CDS encoding TetR/AcrR family transcriptional regulator has product MAAREGVAHTSFEAVAREAGLSKGGVLYNFPTKRGLMAALLKEMLAEHDALEAGLPQDAQHRTLRRHLASLNGLDTADSDLSMSILAVAAARAGRRSCAHRGRGDGRKPWSSRGRRPLTAGALAVVQRTAERENDRHGIRHG; this is encoded by the coding sequence ATTGCCGCGCGCGAGGGCGTTGCGCACACCTCCTTCGAGGCGGTCGCCCGCGAAGCGGGGCTGTCGAAGGGAGGTGTCCTCTACAATTTCCCGACGAAGCGCGGCCTCATGGCGGCGCTCTTGAAGGAGATGCTGGCCGAACACGATGCGCTCGAGGCCGGCCTGCCGCAGGATGCGCAGCACCGCACGCTGCGCCGGCATCTGGCATCGCTGAACGGCCTGGACACTGCGGATTCGGACCTGTCGATGTCGATACTGGCGGTCGCTGCGGCGCGCGCTGGACGCCGATCTTGCGCGCATCGAGGCCGAGGCGACGGACGCAAACCTTGGTCGTCTCGCGGTCGTCGGCCTCTGACGGCGGGCGCTTTGGCCGTCGTCCAACGAACTGCGGAACGGGAGAATGACCGGCATGGCATCCGACACGGTTGA
- a CDS encoding type II toxin-antitoxin system RelE/ParE family toxin, whose translation MAREREEFTPPVRIHPSGSHLVIYRREGQGVEIIRILHTHQDLMAYLNDG comes from the coding sequence ATGGCCCGGGAGCGGGAAGAATTCACGCCGCCGGTGCGCATCCATCCCAGCGGGTCGCATCTGGTGATCTACCGGCGGGAAGGGCAGGGGGTCGAGATCATCCGTATCCTGCATACCCATCAAGACCTTATGGCCTATCTGAACGACGGCTGA
- a CDS encoding universal stress protein: protein MYSRILLCYDGSREGRLALREGARLAQITGAAVTLLAVVETASGNVYAIGADTVALGQQKADLDAILEEGRQRLTGMGLSPQVRIEFGDPVATITRVSVETEADLVVVGHHRHGFWTRWLSRSIAAELSDSLGCSLLLAQKVVEDSELFGKA from the coding sequence GTGTATTCCAGAATCCTGCTCTGCTATGATGGCTCTCGCGAAGGGCGATTGGCGCTACGCGAGGGCGCGCGCCTTGCGCAGATCACGGGCGCTGCCGTGACTCTTCTGGCGGTGGTCGAGACAGCCTCGGGCAATGTCTACGCGATCGGGGCCGATACCGTTGCCCTGGGCCAGCAGAAGGCCGATCTGGACGCAATCCTGGAGGAGGGCCGCCAGCGGCTGACGGGGATGGGGCTTTCGCCGCAGGTCCGGATCGAGTTCGGCGATCCCGTCGCAACCATCACCAGGGTATCCGTTGAGACCGAGGCGGATCTTGTCGTTGTCGGACACCACCGGCACGGTTTCTGGACGCGCTGGTTGAGCCGCTCGATCGCGGCCGAACTAAGTGACAGTCTAGGGTGCAGCCTGCTTCTGGCGCAGAAGGTTGTCGAGGATTCGGAACTTTTTGGGAAGGCGTGA
- a CDS encoding IS256 family transposase, translating into MTKNTDIIALRQPESVDDPLTEIARDGARRMLAAALRAEADAFVAQHAEEVLPDGRQRIVRHGYGPERSIQTGIGALDVRRPKVRDRAAGPADEKVRFSSAILPKWARRSRSLDALLPVLYLRGISTGDFREALSAILGAEAPNLSPGVISRLTGEWQQEHDRWQRRDLSARRYVYIWADGVYLQARMEPQAECMLVILGATPEGKKELVGFQIGVRESAQSWRELPVDIKARGLAVPPEIAVGDGAMGFWKALDEVFPGTRHQRCWVHKIANVLNKFPKSMQPTVKADLREIWQAETRAKAKAAMDIFAEKYGIKYEKAVNCLTKDRDALLAFYDFPADHWDHLRTGNPIESVFATVRHRTVRTKGALSQTTAKLMVFKLVQTAAKTWRRLKGANQLPLVIEGVTFTDGVAENDTENRAA; encoded by the coding sequence ATGACGAAGAATACCGACATCATCGCCCTGCGTCAGCCGGAATCTGTTGACGATCCGCTGACCGAGATTGCCCGGGATGGGGCGCGCCGGATGCTGGCCGCTGCACTTCGGGCAGAGGCTGACGCCTTCGTCGCTCAGCATGCCGAAGAGGTCCTGCCGGATGGCCGGCAGCGTATCGTCCGGCATGGGTATGGGCCGGAGCGAAGCATCCAGACCGGGATCGGCGCGCTTGATGTGCGCCGCCCGAAGGTGCGAGACCGCGCGGCCGGACCTGCTGACGAGAAGGTGCGGTTCAGCTCCGCCATCCTGCCGAAATGGGCGCGGCGGTCGCGCAGCCTCGATGCCCTGCTGCCAGTCCTCTACCTGCGCGGCATTTCCACCGGCGACTTCCGGGAGGCGCTCTCTGCGATCTTGGGGGCGGAGGCGCCAAACCTGTCGCCGGGCGTAATCTCGCGCCTGACCGGGGAATGGCAGCAGGAACATGACCGCTGGCAGCGCCGTGATCTTTCGGCGCGGCGGTATGTCTACATCTGGGCGGACGGCGTCTACCTCCAGGCCCGGATGGAGCCGCAGGCCGAGTGCATGCTGGTCATTCTGGGCGCCACGCCCGAAGGGAAGAAGGAACTGGTCGGCTTCCAGATCGGCGTTCGGGAAAGCGCGCAGAGTTGGCGCGAGTTGCCGGTCGACATCAAGGCCCGCGGCCTTGCCGTCCCGCCGGAGATCGCCGTGGGAGACGGGGCCATGGGGTTCTGGAAGGCGCTCGACGAGGTCTTCCCCGGCACGCGTCATCAGCGCTGTTGGGTCCACAAGATCGCCAACGTGCTGAACAAGTTCCCGAAATCGATGCAGCCGACGGTGAAGGCCGACCTGCGCGAGATATGGCAGGCCGAGACCCGCGCTAAGGCCAAGGCCGCCATGGACATCTTCGCCGAGAAATATGGGATCAAATACGAGAAGGCGGTAAACTGCCTGACAAAAGACCGCGACGCGCTGCTGGCGTTCTATGACTTCCCGGCCGACCATTGGGATCACCTGCGCACGGGCAACCCAATCGAAAGCGTCTTCGCCACCGTCCGGCACAGGACCGTCCGAACCAAGGGGGCGCTGTCGCAAACGACAGCGAAGCTGATGGTGTTCAAGCTCGTTCAGACCGCCGCCAAAACATGGCGCCGCCTGAAGGGCGCGAACCAGTTGCCTTTGGTCATCGAAGGCGTCACATTCACCGACGGTGTCGCCGAGAACGACACCGAAAACCGCGCCGCGTGA
- a CDS encoding type II toxin-antitoxin system ParD family antitoxin: MGTMNISLPDPMKSWVEDQAKSGRYANSSDYVRDLIRRDRMRHDAIAEIQAAVDAGIASGPAKSFDCNAFKARMHAKHAGK; this comes from the coding sequence ATGGGCACCATGAACATCTCGCTGCCGGATCCGATGAAGTCCTGGGTCGAGGATCAGGCGAAGTCGGGACGCTACGCCAACTCGAGCGATTATGTCCGTGACCTGATCCGGCGCGACAGGATGCGGCACGATGCAATCGCTGAAATCCAGGCAGCGGTTGATGCCGGAATCGCCAGCGGCCCGGCAAAGTCGTTTGACTGCAACGCGTTCAAGGCCCGGATGCACGCGAAGCATGCCGGAAAATAG
- a CDS encoding ABC transporter permease — translation MRPRHVIHLAVKELRGLLHDPLLMVLVVYAFTLDIYTHATAMPETLNRATIGIVDEDASPLTRRMADAFLAPYFVPPAQIGLAEMDARMDAGIDTFSLVIPPDFQRDLLAGDRPELQLNVDATRVSQAFTGAGYIQAIVDQEITGWAARDAAAAAPPVDLAVRARFNPALDPGWFGALTAVISAVTMLSIILSGAALIREREHGTVEHLLVMPVTPAEIMTSKVLSMGAVVLVATGLSLNFMVQGVLEVPIAGSVTLFLVGVALHLFATTSLGILLATISGSMPQFAMLLLLVLLPLEILSGGMTPRESMPEAVQYAMLAAPNTHFIALSQSVLFRGAGLSVVWPQLLALALIGTAMFSIALRRFHGLLR, via the coding sequence TTGCGACCAAGACATGTGATACATCTTGCCGTGAAAGAATTGCGCGGCCTGTTGCACGACCCGCTTCTCATGGTTTTGGTGGTCTACGCGTTCACGCTAGACATATACACCCACGCCACCGCCATGCCCGAGACGCTGAACCGCGCCACCATCGGCATCGTGGACGAGGATGCCTCGCCGCTCACGCGCCGCATGGCAGATGCCTTCCTCGCACCCTATTTCGTGCCGCCGGCGCAGATTGGCCTGGCCGAGATGGATGCGCGGATGGATGCCGGGATCGACACGTTCTCGCTGGTGATCCCCCCCGATTTCCAGCGCGACCTGCTGGCGGGCGACCGGCCGGAGCTGCAACTGAACGTCGATGCCACACGGGTCAGCCAGGCCTTCACCGGCGCCGGCTATATCCAGGCGATCGTCGATCAGGAAATTACCGGTTGGGCCGCCCGCGATGCCGCTGCGGCTGCGCCTCCGGTCGATCTGGCTGTGCGGGCGCGGTTCAACCCGGCGCTGGACCCCGGCTGGTTCGGCGCCCTTACAGCGGTGATCAGTGCCGTCACCATGCTTTCGATCATCCTGTCGGGCGCAGCCCTGATCCGCGAACGCGAACACGGCACGGTCGAACACCTGCTGGTGATGCCTGTCACGCCGGCCGAGATCATGACAAGCAAGGTTCTCAGCATGGGCGCGGTGGTGCTTGTGGCAACCGGGCTGTCGCTGAACTTCATGGTCCAGGGGGTGCTGGAGGTGCCGATAGCCGGCTCGGTCACCCTGTTTCTTGTCGGGGTGGCGCTGCATCTTTTCGCCACCACCTCTCTGGGTATCCTGCTGGCCACGATCTCCGGCTCGATGCCGCAATTTGCCATGCTGCTGTTGCTAGTCCTCTTGCCGCTGGAAATCCTGTCGGGCGGCATGACCCCGCGCGAATCCATGCCCGAGGCGGTGCAGTACGCAATGCTCGCGGCGCCCAACACGCATTTTATCGCCCTTTCGCAGTCGGTCCTGTTCCGCGGCGCGGGGCTTTCGGTGGTCTGGCCGCAACTTCTGGCACTGGCGCTGATCGGCACCGCTATGTTTTCCATTGCACTGCGTCGGTTCCACGGGCTCCTGAGGTGA
- the rbbA gene encoding ribosome-associated ATPase/putative transporter RbbA gives MTPTAPVVRADGLSLRYGRVTALDRVTLDLPAGCVVGLIGPDGAGKSSLLALISGARKLQEGRLEVLEGDMARARHRARICPRIAYMPQGLGRNLYPTLSVRENVEFFGRLFGEGRAERDRRIADLLQATDLDAFANRPAAKLSGGMKQKLGLCCALIHEPDLLILDEPTTGVDPLSRREFWALIGRIRAGSPGMSLIVASAYMEEAANFDHLVAMDEGRVLATGSPADLLAQTGSEDLDAAFIALLPEERRARHHELVIPPRKREAVNGPVIEAENLTVRFGDFTAVDNVSFRIQPGEIFGFLGSNGCGKTTTMKVLTGLLELSEGSTRLYGRKIDARDMETRKRIGYMTQSFSLYSELTVRQNLDLHGRLFDMAPAEIAPRIAELARRFDLEDVLDSLPAALPLGVRQRLSLAVALIHQPEILILDEPTSGVDPVARDQFWQALADLSRKDGVTIFLSTHYMSEAARCDRVSFMHAGRVLVSGAPETIRQEVGAATLDDAFVHHLRRAADDGAAHPPATIVAQPNGRETRPPGRFSLARLFGFSWREALELRRDPIRLTLASVGSVILMIVLGYGISMDVQNLKFAVLDLDQTILSQSYVNDLAGSRYFHEAPPLTGYDDLDARMRAGEISLALEIPPGFAADLARDRPVEIGAWFDGAMPMRAETVRGYVQGMHVHWLTDQLRQAYGEDAVAGDYALEVRFRYNPDVESLAAMVPAVIPLLLMLIPAMLAVLSVSREKETGSIVNLYVTPARRLEFLLGKQVPYVALGFVNYLLLLALAVLVFGVPVKGSLLALSAGALVYVVLATGLGLLISAFTRSQVAALFFTALATLIPATQYGGIIDPVSSLEGMGRVIGEVFPTSHFVTISRGTFAKALGLGDLGGSFLPMLALVPVVVALGAVFVRKQEK, from the coding sequence ATGACGCCGACCGCCCCCGTCGTGCGGGCCGACGGCTTGTCGCTTCGCTACGGCCGGGTCACAGCACTTGATCGGGTGACGCTTGATCTTCCGGCAGGCTGCGTCGTCGGGCTGATCGGCCCGGACGGGGCGGGGAAGTCCAGCCTGCTTGCGCTGATTTCTGGGGCCCGCAAGCTTCAGGAAGGGCGGCTTGAGGTCTTGGAGGGCGACATGGCGCGCGCCCGCCACCGGGCGCGCATCTGCCCACGTATCGCCTACATGCCACAGGGTCTGGGGCGGAACCTCTACCCGACGCTTTCGGTGCGCGAGAACGTGGAGTTCTTCGGGCGCCTTTTCGGCGAAGGCCGGGCGGAACGGGACCGCCGGATCGCCGACCTGCTTCAAGCGACCGATCTCGACGCCTTCGCCAACCGCCCGGCGGCCAAGCTGTCGGGCGGCATGAAGCAGAAACTGGGCCTGTGCTGCGCGCTGATCCACGAACCCGACCTGCTGATCCTCGACGAGCCGACCACAGGCGTCGATCCGCTGTCGCGGCGGGAGTTCTGGGCGCTGATCGGCCGCATCCGTGCTGGTAGCCCCGGCATGAGCCTGATCGTGGCCAGCGCCTACATGGAGGAAGCTGCGAACTTCGATCACCTCGTGGCGATGGACGAAGGGCGGGTGTTGGCCACCGGCAGTCCCGCCGACCTGCTGGCCCAGACCGGCTCGGAGGATCTCGACGCGGCCTTCATCGCGCTTCTGCCCGAGGAACGGCGCGCCCGCCATCATGAACTGGTCATCCCGCCGCGCAAGCGCGAAGCTGTGAACGGCCCTGTGATCGAGGCCGAGAATCTGACCGTCCGCTTCGGCGACTTCACCGCAGTTGACAACGTCAGCTTCCGCATTCAGCCGGGCGAGATCTTCGGCTTCCTCGGGTCGAACGGCTGCGGCAAGACCACGACGATGAAGGTCCTGACCGGGCTTCTGGAACTGTCCGAGGGCAGCACGCGCCTCTATGGCCGCAAGATCGATGCCCGCGACATGGAAACGCGCAAGCGCATCGGCTACATGACGCAGAGCTTCTCGCTCTATTCCGAACTGACGGTGCGGCAGAACCTCGACCTGCACGGGCGGCTGTTCGACATGGCCCCGGCCGAGATCGCCCCGCGCATCGCCGAACTGGCGCGGCGCTTCGATCTAGAGGACGTGCTGGACAGCCTGCCCGCAGCTCTTCCGCTAGGGGTCCGGCAGCGGCTGTCGTTGGCGGTTGCGCTGATCCATCAGCCCGAGATCCTGATCCTCGACGAGCCAACTTCGGGCGTCGATCCGGTGGCGCGCGACCAGTTCTGGCAAGCGCTGGCTGACCTGTCGCGCAAGGACGGCGTGACGATCTTCCTGTCCACGCACTACATGTCGGAAGCCGCGCGCTGTGATCGCGTCTCGTTCATGCACGCCGGCCGTGTGCTGGTCTCGGGCGCGCCCGAAACAATCCGGCAGGAGGTCGGTGCGGCAACGCTGGACGATGCCTTTGTCCACCATCTTCGTCGGGCTGCGGATGACGGCGCAGCCCATCCACCCGCGACCATTGTTGCACAGCCGAACGGCCGAGAGACCCGACCGCCCGGGCGCTTCAGCCTGGCCCGACTGTTCGGCTTTTCCTGGCGCGAGGCGCTGGAGCTGCGCCGGGATCCAATCCGCCTAACGCTGGCCAGTGTCGGCAGCGTGATCCTCATGATCGTGCTGGGTTACGGCATCTCCATGGATGTTCAGAACCTGAAATTCGCGGTGCTCGACCTCGATCAGACTATTCTCAGCCAGTCCTATGTCAACGACCTTGCCGGATCGCGCTATTTCCACGAAGCGCCCCCTCTGACGGGCTACGACGATCTCGACGCGCGAATGCGCGCGGGCGAAATCAGCCTTGCACTTGAGATCCCGCCCGGCTTTGCCGCCGACCTCGCCCGGGACCGCCCGGTCGAGATCGGCGCTTGGTTCGACGGCGCGATGCCGATGCGAGCCGAGACGGTGCGCGGCTACGTCCAGGGGATGCATGTGCATTGGCTAACGGACCAGCTCCGCCAAGCCTACGGAGAGGACGCCGTGGCTGGCGACTATGCGCTGGAGGTGCGCTTTCGCTACAATCCCGATGTGGAAAGCCTTGCCGCCATGGTCCCCGCGGTCATTCCGCTTCTGCTCATGCTGATCCCGGCCATGCTGGCCGTGCTGTCCGTCTCGCGCGAGAAGGAGACGGGCTCCATCGTCAACCTCTATGTCACGCCTGCCCGGCGGCTCGAGTTCCTGCTGGGCAAGCAGGTGCCCTATGTCGCCCTCGGCTTCGTCAACTACCTGCTGCTGCTGGCGCTGGCAGTCCTGGTCTTCGGCGTACCGGTCAAGGGCAGCCTTCTGGCGCTGTCTGCCGGTGCGCTGGTCTATGTCGTGCTGGCGACCGGGCTCGGGCTGCTGATTTCCGCCTTCACCCGCAGCCAGGTGGCGGCGCTGTTCTTCACTGCGCTCGCGACGCTTATCCCGGCGACGCAATATGGCGGCATTATCGACCCGGTGTCGTCGCTGGAAGGCATGGGCCGGGTGATTGGCGAGGTCTTCCCGACCAGCCATTTCGTCACGATTTCACGCGGCACCTTCGCCAAGGCGCTCGGCTTAGGCGATCTAGGGGGATCCTTCTTGCCGATGCTTGCCCTGGTGCCGGTGGTGGTGGCGCTCGGCGCGGTGTTCGTTCGCAAGCAGGAGAAATAG
- a CDS encoding HlyD family secretion protein, giving the protein MTRFNSVLVLIAGLALVGAGFFLWRGDGTGTTPDGFARGNGRIEAVEIDVAATRPGRIARIQVREGQLVAAGDPLAELDVRQLQAARHQAEAERQRAEIAVENARLLVEQRAAEVRAAEAVLAQRESAEVVARRQLERSEALTAGNVTSERALELDRSNALGAQAAVASAEAALAAARAGVTSAKASVIGAEAAVAAATAAVEAIDVQIEDSTLTAPRDGRVQFIVAREGEVVGAGGRIVNMVDLGEVYMTFFLPTAAVGRIGLGTEVRLIMDAAPGIVVPAEVYFVSDVAQFTPRTVETEVERDKLMFRVRARIAPELLAKYADYTKTGLPGVTWVRLDPAAPWPAEADGRVLE; this is encoded by the coding sequence ATGACACGCTTCAATTCCGTTCTTGTACTAATCGCGGGGCTGGCCCTTGTTGGGGCGGGGTTCTTCCTCTGGCGCGGCGACGGCACCGGGACGACCCCCGACGGATTTGCTCGTGGAAACGGGCGAATCGAGGCGGTGGAGATCGACGTGGCGGCCACGCGCCCGGGGCGGATTGCGCGCATCCAGGTGCGTGAGGGACAATTGGTCGCAGCCGGCGATCCGCTGGCTGAACTGGATGTCCGGCAGTTGCAGGCTGCGCGTCATCAGGCCGAGGCCGAGCGCCAGAGAGCCGAGATCGCGGTCGAGAATGCCAGGCTGCTGGTCGAACAGCGTGCGGCCGAGGTACGGGCCGCCGAGGCGGTTCTGGCTCAGCGAGAGTCGGCGGAGGTCGTGGCCCGACGCCAGTTGGAACGGTCAGAGGCGCTGACCGCTGGAAACGTCACGTCCGAGCGCGCCCTGGAACTTGATCGGTCGAACGCGCTCGGGGCCCAGGCGGCTGTCGCCTCGGCCGAGGCCGCCCTGGCGGCGGCGCGGGCCGGCGTGACCTCGGCCAAGGCCTCGGTGATCGGCGCCGAGGCGGCGGTCGCGGCAGCGACGGCCGCCGTCGAGGCGATCGACGTCCAGATCGAGGACAGCACCCTGACGGCACCGCGCGACGGCCGCGTGCAGTTCATCGTGGCGCGCGAGGGCGAGGTGGTCGGCGCGGGCGGCCGGATCGTCAACATGGTCGATCTGGGCGAGGTCTACATGACCTTCTTCCTGCCGACCGCGGCTGTCGGCCGGATCGGGCTGGGCACCGAAGTGCGGCTCATCATGGACGCGGCCCCGGGCATCGTCGTGCCGGCCGAGGTGTACTTCGTCTCGGACGTGGCGCAGTTCACGCCCCGCACCGTCGAGACCGAGGTCGAGCGCGATAAGCTGATGTTCCGCGTCCGCGCCCGCATCGCGCCGGAACTGCTGGCGAAATATGCCGACTACACCAAGACCGGCCTGCCCGGGGTCACCTGGGTCCGGCTCGACCCCGCTGCCCCCTGGCCTGCTGAGGCCGACGGGCGCGTCCTCGAATGA